One genomic window of Hirundo rustica isolate bHirRus1 chromosome 13, bHirRus1.pri.v3, whole genome shotgun sequence includes the following:
- the MTFMT gene encoding methionyl-tRNA formyltransferase, mitochondrial isoform X1: MRARVLRAWHRGVRAAGPPWRVLFFGTDRFAVTTLRALRAAGEPREDSLVSRLEVVTLPSRLPGDLPVRSCARELQLPVHEWPHTGPVGQFDVGVVASFGRLLSEDLILQFPYGVLNVHPSCLPRWRGPAPIVHTVLHGDKVTGVTIMEIRPKRFDVGPIIKQEEVAVPPRCTAQELEGMLAKMGANMLLAVLKNLPESLRNKKEQPKEGVTFAPKISVAKSCIKWEEQTAAQIIQLHRAIGSMFPLQTLWKGTTIKLLDFVEVDNIPGFSDQILNDSGVVPGSVLFHKMSQTLIAHCKDGWVGIKTVILKKKLTAVDFYNGYMHSWFQQNPRTVHQECRFQTLRLSTAKKTLKERGTLAQDVKQ, encoded by the exons ATGCGGGCCCGGGTGCTGCGCGCCTGGCACCGGGGCGtgagggcggcggggccgccatGGCGGGTCCTGTTCTTCGGCACCGACCGCTTCGCCGTGACCACCCTGCGAGCCCTGCGGGCCGCCGG GGAGCCCCGCGAGGACTCGCTCGTGTCCCGGCTGGAGGTGGTGACCCTGCCCTCCCGCCTGCCCGGGGACCTGCCCgtgaggagctgtgccagggagctccagctgcctgtgcaCGAGTGGCCACACACGGGACCCGTGGGGCAGTTTGATGTGGGTGTGGTGGCATCTTTTGGACGCCTTCTAAGCGAGGACCTCATTCTGCAGTTCCCATA TGGTGTGCTGAATGTCCATCCCAGCTGTCTCCCACGATGGCGTGGTCCTGCACCCATAGTCCACACGGTGCTTCATGGTGATAAGGTGACTGGGGTGACAATTATGGAAATAAGACCAAAAAG GTTTGATGTAGGTCCAATTATTAAGCAAGAAGAGGTTGCTGTTCCTCCCCGCTGTAcagcacaggagctggaagggatgtTGGCAAAGATGGGTGCAAACATG CTGTTAGCAGTTTTGAAGAACTTGCCTGAaagtttaagaaataaaaaagagcagCCAAAAGAAGGAGTAACATTTG CTCCTAAAATCTCTGTAGCGAAGAGTTGTATAAAATGGGAAGAGCAAACAGCTGCACAAATAATTCAGCTGCATCGTGCAATAGGAAGTATG TTTCCTCTGCAAACACTCTGGAAGGGTACTACCATTAAACTCCTGGATTTTGTGGAAGTGGATAATATCCCTGGTTTTTCTG atCAAATACTAAATGACTCTGGAGTTGTTCCTGGTTCAGTGCTGTTCCATAAAATGTCCCAAACATTGATAGCTCACTGCAAG gatgGCTGGGTTGGAATCAAAACAGTCATTTTAAAGAAGAAGCTTACAGCAGTTGACTTCTACAATGGATATATGCACTCTTGGTTCCAGCAGAATCCAAGAACAGTTCATCAGGAATGCAGATTTCAAACACTCAGACTTAGCACAGCAAAAAAGACTCTGAAAGAAAGGGGAACATTGGCACAGGATGTAAAGCAATAG
- the MTFMT gene encoding methionyl-tRNA formyltransferase, mitochondrial isoform X2 has translation MAGPVLRHRPLRRDHPASPAGRRVPPRHGGQGEPREDSLVSRLEVVTLPSRLPGDLPVRSCARELQLPVHEWPHTGPVGQFDVGVVASFGRLLSEDLILQFPYGVLNVHPSCLPRWRGPAPIVHTVLHGDKVTGVTIMEIRPKRFDVGPIIKQEEVAVPPRCTAQELEGMLAKMGANMLLAVLKNLPESLRNKKEQPKEGVTFAPKISVAKSCIKWEEQTAAQIIQLHRAIGSMFPLQTLWKGTTIKLLDFVEVDNIPGFSDQILNDSGVVPGSVLFHKMSQTLIAHCKDGWVGIKTVILKKKLTAVDFYNGYMHSWFQQNPRTVHQECRFQTLRLSTAKKTLKERGTLAQDVKQ, from the exons atGGCGGGTCCTGTTCTTCGGCACCGACCGCTTCGCCGTGACCACCCTGCGAGCCCTGCGGGCCGCCGGGTACCGCCCCGGCACGGGGGACAGGG GGAGCCCCGCGAGGACTCGCTCGTGTCCCGGCTGGAGGTGGTGACCCTGCCCTCCCGCCTGCCCGGGGACCTGCCCgtgaggagctgtgccagggagctccagctgcctgtgcaCGAGTGGCCACACACGGGACCCGTGGGGCAGTTTGATGTGGGTGTGGTGGCATCTTTTGGACGCCTTCTAAGCGAGGACCTCATTCTGCAGTTCCCATA TGGTGTGCTGAATGTCCATCCCAGCTGTCTCCCACGATGGCGTGGTCCTGCACCCATAGTCCACACGGTGCTTCATGGTGATAAGGTGACTGGGGTGACAATTATGGAAATAAGACCAAAAAG GTTTGATGTAGGTCCAATTATTAAGCAAGAAGAGGTTGCTGTTCCTCCCCGCTGTAcagcacaggagctggaagggatgtTGGCAAAGATGGGTGCAAACATG CTGTTAGCAGTTTTGAAGAACTTGCCTGAaagtttaagaaataaaaaagagcagCCAAAAGAAGGAGTAACATTTG CTCCTAAAATCTCTGTAGCGAAGAGTTGTATAAAATGGGAAGAGCAAACAGCTGCACAAATAATTCAGCTGCATCGTGCAATAGGAAGTATG TTTCCTCTGCAAACACTCTGGAAGGGTACTACCATTAAACTCCTGGATTTTGTGGAAGTGGATAATATCCCTGGTTTTTCTG atCAAATACTAAATGACTCTGGAGTTGTTCCTGGTTCAGTGCTGTTCCATAAAATGTCCCAAACATTGATAGCTCACTGCAAG gatgGCTGGGTTGGAATCAAAACAGTCATTTTAAAGAAGAAGCTTACAGCAGTTGACTTCTACAATGGATATATGCACTCTTGGTTCCAGCAGAATCCAAGAACAGTTCATCAGGAATGCAGATTTCAAACACTCAGACTTAGCACAGCAAAAAAGACTCTGAAAGAAAGGGGAACATTGGCACAGGATGTAAAGCAATAG